aacataactttttatcccaatattcctagaCTTATGCGGGTTAAACCTGCTACGCTGAAGCTAGTAAAAAACGGCAAAGCTAGTAAACTTATaatctcaaaaatatttacaaaacatacagtaaaaatagtatgattactaattaattcaaagtacatggtaatgataataattataaattaattctaactgtatacttcatttaatttgaGCGTACtacacattaataatatggCCTGGTGACTGATGGGTTGTCAACAGAGTCATAGTAATAGGGTCCCGATTAACCTCTTGGGTATGGAACTCTAAAAaagctttaattattattgttcttaGAAgtcatttaatattgaatattcaatAGAATTTAAGTTTCTTTCTATAATTGCAGGAGGAAGGTATAGAATTTGTGAAGCATTTCCGATGTCATTTAGCGCCAATTAGTCACATGTCAGCAAACAGCACAGGGAGCCTGCTGTGCACTGCATCCCCGGAGAAGACTGTTAAAGTGTTcgatgttattaattttggtAAGTCTCCAATGTTCAAGGATTTTATAAAGCCTCAGTATCTGCTTTCaaaaagttattgttttacataatCTGTTGATACATGActctgtttttattaaaacatttttttaacaattttttaacagttttgtAATGAcacttttcattttattatgtcatattatctcaaaataataaacactttaTAGAAAAGTTGGTTTTTCTTGTAacatttgtgttattttatttactgccAATATTTATACCTTTTTGTCTAAATCactataacttaaaatttgtagttgtatttacaaaattataattcctaGTAAATTGTTGTAGTTTGgtccaattttatatttaaagtggtTCAGAAATGATTTTGCTGAAAATAATTAGtcatttatgtgttttatttcagacATGATAAATATGATCTCAATAGAGTTTGAACCATACTGCACAGAGTGGGTGCATTCAGCTGGTGATCCCATATCAGCTTTAGCAATGTAAGTATTACTTGTAGAGTAGATAACATGAGGGCAATGCAATATTAGactcatttcatttttttaaatctatttgacACCAgactttatttgaaatgaatatattaaaagcttATTAATGCGATAACTGAAGAGATAGCCATACTATAAGGTGATATCACTAGTAACGCTATAGTACCTTCAAACAAATGTTCTGCATACACTCTTAAATTGAAATGCCTGTAACTTCTTATTCTTTTGTctgatataattttctttccatgtatgtcattattttaacctagtttataataagaagtaataaaaacaaattgaaataccCTATTGTTATAAAGAGTAATGTATGGAAAAAAAGGCTATTCaacctttattaataaaggtCGACTGTTAGAGCTTTATCAACATTTCAATGAACTTCAGtcatttaaaagaatataactttatttgtgTCCTGTTCATTATCTACATatagaagaaaattttaaaattttcttgcaTTTGATTGAATGCAAAgcttattcatttaaatttgtttaaaagtctttCATTTCGAAAAGATTGTTGTTCCatgttaacatttttacaattttatacttatacttCCACAGATCAGAAAAGAACAGCAACAAGATTCACATATTCGACGGCACACAGACAACAAGCACTCCCTTGCATACATTCTCATTGCACCAAAAAGATGTTGTCACCATTAAATACAATCCTGTGTTTGAAACCGCCGTGTCTGTTGATAAGGTATGACaaagtattttaaagataaataagttaactatttattaaatcacaaGAAAATAGTGTGGATATAATTGTCTATGTGTTGTTTGTcaataaaaagcgtgtttagtgaatatttatttattttccaaatattttattgatagaatATAAAGCTTAATTGAATGCACTATGTTCCCCATGAAAATCCATtgcgaaattttaaatatctaagcaTACAAGCTTCAACAATCTCTTGAACATTTCAGGCAGGTATCGTAGAGTACTGGACTGGACCAAAGCATGAATATGAGTTTCCCAAAAACGTTCGTTTCACATCCAAGCTGGATACAGACTTGTTTGACTTCCTAAAGAACAAGACGTACCCCACTGCGCTTGCTTTCTCGCCCGATGGAAAGAAAATGGCTTCTATAAGTTTGGATAGGAAGGTAATATggtcttaatatattttgttgttcattttagttagtaaaatataaagcagACGTTTTAAAAACGGAAGACCCTCTAGCcgcatataataaatatttatacatattgtcGTACTGTTGATAAtgcacaattatataatacttctaTTTATCCAATGTACAATGATTACACAGtctaatataacatacaatcTAAACCATTTTGAGGAATAATGGTACAAAGGATACTTTTACCCAGGATAGTTTTAAtagcacacatacacacacacaatgtATAGTTAATAATCTTCTCTCTTCATCttgataaatatgttgtaatCGTTTATTGgctaattgttaaattaaacacattgtTGTAATGTAGTTAATGTGTAAAGCTATTGGAttaccaataaacaaataaataaatacttttcatcccgaggcgcgggcggaaagctagtgtcGTCATACGTATATATCGTTGTCATATGTATAACTTCTAACAAGCATCAAACCTCTCAGGTACGAATATTCCACTTCTTAACGGGCAAGCTCCACAAGGTGCTGGATGAAAGTTTGCAGCGCTACCAAGAGTTGCAGCATCAAACGCAGCAGTTGCCCAACATGGAGTTTGGTAGAcggtaattaattacttactaTGTAATTTCTTGATTGGTTTTGTATCGCCtcaatgtttttttctgaATTTTACACTTACTAAATATTCTGTTATTAAGAAAGGGTCAAAGAtggttcataatataatattaggaataaaaaattttcccGTCTGTCTGCTATGCTTTCACGgcttaatatgataaatataacgctagtaataaataaatatctatatctataaacgctagtaataaataaatatccatgCATGCTTCCAGCATGGCAACAGAGCGGGAACTGGAGAAATCAGACGCGGCGCAACTCGCGAACATACTGTTCGACGCGAGCGGGCACTTCGTCGCGTACGCGACCATGCTCGGCGTCAAACTCGTCAACCTAACGACGAACCGGTGTGCAGCGACTCTCGGCAAGCCGGAGAACTTGCGCGCACTACACTTGGCGCTCTTCCAGGTGaggtggtttttttttttaattgaggCAAAGGCGTTATGCTGgccaatttgttttttttttaaattgggcTAAGGTGTATTGCTGgccaatttgttttttttttaattgggcTAAGGTGTATTGCTGGCCACtcagtttcttttttaattgggCTAAGGCGCTTTGCTGgccaatttgttttttttttttaattgggcTAAGGTGTATTGCTGGccagtttgtttttttttttaattgggcTAAGGCCTTGTGCTtgccaattttttttcttggtcacatttttttcattgtcaATCAGAAAGATTTCAAATGAATACAAATTCATTCGAAAGCATttgtcaaataaatgaataaagattattttgatCTACAAATTGAACAACATAAACTTTTACTgctaatgtttttatattcaaaatgagGGAATGCAGTACTAATACTTGCGCCAAAGGCGACTAAACTGTTTTGTTGGTATATAATCTTGTTTgtgttcataaataattaatttttgggCATTAATTGACTATAAAAGATTCTCTTCAAACCAGGGTCGCACGAACCAATCCAAAGTAGCATCTACACTCGAAATGGAAGGCTCGGAGAACCCTACGCTGCTCACCATCAAGATGGACCCCACTCTATTTTGCACGGCGTACAAGAAGAACAGGTTCTACATGTTCTCCAGGAGGAGCCCTGATGATGTCAAGAGCCCTGATGCTGACCGGGATATATTCAATGAGAAGCCGTCTAAGGAGGACATTATATCGGCTACAGAGGGACAAGGTACATCACTACTG
The Zerene cesonia ecotype Mississippi chromosome 14, Zerene_cesonia_1.1, whole genome shotgun sequence DNA segment above includes these coding regions:
- the LOC119832096 gene encoding peptidylprolyl isomerase domain and WD repeat-containing protein 1, whose product is MSEEKRPASPEATKDEEEGDNWIGPMPSEASQPKPKKRKVLEFESLYLENLPLSETYERSYMHRDVITHIIVTKTDFVITASQDGHLKFWKKQEEGIEFVKHFRCHLAPISHMSANSTGSLLCTASPEKTVKVFDVINFDMINMISIEFEPYCTEWVHSAGDPISALAISEKNSNKIHIFDGTQTTSTPLHTFSLHQKDVVTIKYNPVFETAVSVDKAGIVEYWTGPKHEYEFPKNVRFTSKLDTDLFDFLKNKTYPTALAFSPDGKKMASISLDRKVRIFHFLTGKLHKVLDESLQRYQELQHQTQQLPNMEFGRRMATERELEKSDAAQLANILFDASGHFVAYATMLGVKLVNLTTNRCAATLGKPENLRALHLALFQGRTNQSKVASTLEMEGSENPTLLTIKMDPTLFCTAYKKNRFYMFSRRSPDDVKSPDADRDIFNEKPSKEDIISATEGQGVQRLYEQAIIHTSLGDIHIRLFGKDAPRTVENFCGHARNGYFNGHIFHRVIKGFMVQTGDPTGTGSGGESIWGGEFADEFRAQLKHDRPYTVSMANAGPHTNGSQFFITLAPTPWLDNKHTIFGRVIRGMEVVQNIGSVKTNPKTDKPYDDVRVISVTVK